Proteins encoded together in one Diceros bicornis minor isolate mBicDic1 chromosome 18, mDicBic1.mat.cur, whole genome shotgun sequence window:
- the MIEF2 gene encoding mitochondrial dynamics protein MID49, which produces MAEFSQKRGKRRDGEVLGSAVDFLLANARLVLGVGGAAMLGIATLAVKRLIDRATSPRDEDDAKGDTTCLEDSWKELSLLKATPCLQPRPPPAALSQPVSPLPPSPSAPERPADAGPQMPPPLSSPAPLCLTFQEKLLAFERDHVTIPAAHVALAKQLAGDIALELQAYLRSKFPELPFGALVPSGPLYDGLQAGAADHVRLLVPLVLDPGLWSLVPGVDTVARDPRCWAVRRTQLEFRSRGNSPWDRFLVGGYLSSRALLELLRKALAVSVNWPAIGSLLGCLIRPSVASEELLLQVQHEHLELTVAVLPVVTGAATGERLLLAWPLEGLAGSLWLQDLYPAEAARLRALDDHDAGARRRLLLLLCGVCRGHSALGRLGRGHLTQVVLCLGEEKVDWAEEALGERFLQALQLLIGSLERASLPCHFNPSVNLFSSLSAEEIDDIGYTLYSGLQAPERLL; this is translated from the exons ATGGCAGAGTTTTCCCAGAAACGGGGGAAGCGGCGTGACGGCGAGGTGCTGGGCAGCGCTGTGGACTTCCTCTTGGCCAACGCCCGCCTGGTGCTGGGTGTGGGCGGGGCTGCCATGCTGGGCATTGCCACCCTGGCTGTGAAGCGG CTCATCGACAGGGCCACCAGCCCCCGGGACGAGGATGATGCCAAGGGGGACACCACATGCCTGGAGGACAGCTGGAAGGAACTGAGCCTGCTGAAGGCCACACCATGCCTACAGCCTCGGCCCCCACCTGCTGCCCTCAGCCAGCCCGTGtcgcccctgcctccctccccctctgcccCAG AGCGGCCTGCAGATGCCGGTCCTCAGATGCCACCTCCACTTAGCTCCCCAGCACCGTTGTGCCTGACGTTCCAGGAGAAGCTGCTGGCATTTGAGCGGGACCACGTGACTATCCCAGCGGCCCATGTGGCTCTGGCCAAACAGCTGGCCGGTGACATTGCCCTTGAGCTGCAGGCCTACTTGCGGAGCAAGTTCCCGGAACTGCCCTTCGGGGCGCTTGTGCCCAGCGGGCCACTCTATGACGGGCTGCAGGCAGGGGCTGCTGACCACGTGCGTCTCCTGGTCCCCCTGGTGCTGGACCCGGGCCTGTGGAGCCTGGTGCCTGGCGTGGACACTGTGGCCAGGGACCCACGCTGCTGGGCTGTGCGGAGGACTCAGCTTGAGTTCCGCTCCCGTGGGAACAGCCCCTGGGACCGCTTCCTGGTGGGCGGCTACCTCTCTTCCCGTGCCCTGCTGGAGCTGCTCCGCAAGGCACTGGCCGTTTCTGTCAACTGGCCAGCTATTGGCAGTCTTCTTGGGTGCCTGATCCGGCCCAGCGTGGCCTCAGAGGAGTTGCTGCTTCAGGTGCAGCACGAGCACCTGGAACTCACGGTCGCGGTGCTCCCGGTGGTCACTGGTGCCGCCACCGGAGAGCGCCTTCTTTTGGCCTGGCCCCTGGAGGGGCTGGCTGGGAGCCTCTGGCTGCAGGACTTGTACCCCGCAGAGGCCGCCAGATTGCGGGCCCTGGATGACCACGATGCTGGGGCCCGCCGGcgactgctgctgctgctgtgtggTGTCTGCCGCGGCCACTCGGCCCTGGGACGGCTGGGACGGGGCCACCTGACCCAGGTGGTTCTGTGCCTTGGGGAGGAGAAAGTGGACTGGGCCGAGGAGGCCTTGGGGGAGCGCTTCCTGCAGGCCCTGCAGTTGCTCATCGGCAGCCTGGAGCGGGCCAGCCTGCCCTGCCACTTCAACCCCAGCGTGAACCTCTTCAGCAGCCTGAGCGCGGAGGAGATTGATGACATTGGCTACACGCTGTACAGCGGTCTGCAGGCCCCTGAGCGGCTGCTCTAG